One genomic window of Arthrobacter sp. KBS0703 includes the following:
- the pheS gene encoding phenylalanine--tRNA ligase subunit alpha: MTETLPGAAIPNPLDEAAIAAAVDQAITAIAGASTLDELKAVRLAHTGEKSPLSLANREIGGLPKDQKAAAGKIMGSSRGRVNKALAERTAELEAENDARILVEETVDVTAAPRRRRAGARHPLSTLQDRVADIFVGMGWEIAEGPEVESEWFNFDALNFKPDHPAREMQDTFFVEPPEAHLLMRTHTSPVQVRSMLERELPIYVLCPGKVFRTDELDATHTPVFHQFEGLAIDKKLSMADLRGTLEHFARQMFGDEAQIRLRPNYFPFTEPSAELDIWHPGAKGGPRWIEWGGCGMVNPNVLRAAGIDPDVYSGFAFGMGIERTLMFRNEVGDMRDMIEGDVRFSEHFGMEI; this comes from the coding sequence ATGACTGAAACTTTGCCGGGCGCTGCCATCCCGAACCCTCTGGATGAAGCCGCCATCGCCGCCGCCGTAGACCAGGCCATCACCGCCATTGCCGGTGCCTCCACGCTCGATGAACTCAAGGCTGTCCGCCTGGCCCACACCGGTGAGAAATCGCCGCTGAGCCTGGCCAACCGGGAGATCGGCGGCCTTCCCAAAGACCAGAAGGCCGCCGCCGGCAAGATCATGGGTTCCTCCCGCGGGCGCGTCAACAAAGCGCTCGCCGAACGCACCGCCGAGCTCGAGGCTGAAAACGATGCCCGCATCCTGGTCGAGGAAACCGTGGACGTGACGGCCGCACCGCGCCGCCGCCGCGCCGGAGCCCGCCACCCCCTCTCCACGCTCCAGGACCGCGTCGCGGACATCTTCGTGGGCATGGGCTGGGAAATCGCCGAGGGTCCCGAAGTCGAGTCCGAGTGGTTCAACTTCGACGCACTGAACTTCAAGCCGGATCACCCCGCTCGCGAAATGCAGGACACCTTCTTCGTGGAGCCGCCGGAAGCCCACCTGCTGATGCGCACCCACACCTCCCCGGTGCAGGTCCGGTCCATGCTGGAACGCGAGCTGCCCATCTACGTGCTGTGCCCCGGCAAGGTGTTCCGCACCGATGAACTCGACGCCACGCACACCCCGGTCTTCCACCAGTTCGAGGGCCTGGCCATCGACAAGAAGCTCAGCATGGCGGACCTCCGCGGGACGCTGGAGCACTTCGCCCGGCAAATGTTCGGCGACGAAGCCCAGATCCGGCTCCGTCCCAACTACTTCCCGTTCACCGAGCCGTCCGCGGAACTGGACATCTGGCACCCGGGCGCCAAGGGCGGCCCGCGCTGGATCGAATGGGGCGGCTGTGGCATGGTCAACCCCAACGTGCTGCGCGCCGCGGGCATCGATCCGGATGTCTATTCAGGTTTTGCCTTCGGCATGGGCATCGAGCGCACGCTCATGTTCCGCAACGAGGTCGGCGACATGCGCGACATGATCGAAGGCGATGTACGTTTCAGCGAGCACTTCGGGATGGAGATCTAA
- a CDS encoding acyl-CoA desaturase yields the protein MTPSLTSERPQSRVRQSNAVVLSYSELLKTVKAEGLLERRVGFYITVFSVLVLLMTATWFGFALIGDSWFQLLIAAALGILCTQLSFLAHEAGHRQIFASRRANDWAARLLATSVAGMSYSWWEQKHGAHHNHPNVISKDPDIAPGPIAFHTEAVEARQGRFSFLTRKQGWFFFPLLFLVGLGLQIDSVKFIFRRAQVTHRWVELPILLARLSVLPVLTFTFLPWGMALAFIGVQLAVFGFYMGASFAPNHKGMPVLPADSRVDFFSRQVLTSRNISGGRFMDILLGGLNRQAEHHLFPDMARPQLDKAAVIVREFCAKHQVPYTETTLLQSYGIIVRYLNDVGLSAGRHFECPMATVTRRY from the coding sequence ATGACCCCCTCCCTCACTTCAGAACGCCCGCAGTCCCGGGTCCGGCAATCCAATGCGGTTGTCTTGAGCTACTCAGAACTCCTCAAGACCGTTAAGGCCGAGGGCCTCCTCGAGCGACGCGTCGGTTTCTACATCACGGTCTTCTCCGTCCTGGTGCTCCTGATGACGGCCACCTGGTTCGGTTTCGCGCTCATCGGTGACAGCTGGTTTCAGCTCCTCATCGCCGCCGCCCTGGGCATCCTGTGCACCCAGCTGAGCTTCCTGGCCCACGAGGCCGGGCACCGCCAGATCTTCGCCTCCCGGCGTGCCAACGATTGGGCGGCCAGGCTGCTCGCCACTTCCGTGGCCGGCATGAGCTATTCCTGGTGGGAGCAGAAGCATGGCGCCCACCACAACCACCCGAACGTCATTTCCAAGGACCCCGACATCGCCCCCGGACCGATCGCTTTCCACACCGAAGCGGTTGAAGCCCGGCAGGGACGGTTCTCCTTCCTGACGCGCAAGCAGGGCTGGTTCTTCTTCCCGCTGCTGTTCCTGGTCGGCCTCGGCCTGCAGATCGATTCGGTCAAGTTCATCTTCCGCCGCGCCCAGGTCACGCACCGCTGGGTTGAATTGCCCATCCTCCTGGCCAGGCTCAGCGTCCTGCCGGTCCTCACCTTCACCTTCCTGCCGTGGGGCATGGCCCTGGCGTTCATCGGCGTCCAGCTCGCCGTCTTCGGTTTCTACATGGGCGCTTCTTTCGCCCCGAACCACAAGGGCATGCCCGTTCTGCCCGCGGACAGCCGCGTGGACTTCTTCAGCCGCCAGGTCCTGACGTCCCGGAACATCTCCGGCGGCCGCTTCATGGACATTCTGCTTGGCGGCCTCAACCGCCAGGCCGAGCACCACCTCTTCCCCGACATGGCCCGCCCGCAGCTGGATAAGGCCGCCGTGATCGTCCGGGAGTTCTGCGCCAAGCACCAGGTCCCGTACACGGAGACCACGCTGCTGCAGTCCTACGGCATCATCGTCCGCTACCTTAATGACGTAGGGCTCTCCGCCGGTCGCCACTTCGAATGCCCCATGGCCACCGTCACCCGGCGCTACTGA
- the pheT gene encoding phenylalanine--tRNA ligase subunit beta encodes MRIPLSWLREFAQVPAGATAEDVMAELVKVGFEEEAVHRPTDGLKGPVVVGQVLSLVKEPQTNGKTINWCQVRVVPEGREQTLAGEGIDPSGVQGIICGAHNFVEGDKVVVTLPGAVLPGDFHISARKTYGHLSAGMIASVRELGIGEDHDGILVLSRIGLDPEIGADAMELLGLYDQAAEINVTPDRGYAFSIRGVAREYAHATGTVFTDPASKVQAPATLSGGYGVKINDDAPIYGKPGCDRFVARTVRGVDATRATPPWMSARLRLAGIRSISLPVDISNYVMLELGQPLHFYDQDKLSGDIVVRRAVAGEKLTTLDGKERALDPEDLLITDASGPIGVAGVMGGASTEVSDATSTVLIEAAHFEEVSIARSRRRHKLPSEASKRFERGVDWQVANIAAQRAVDLLVELAGGTADEAGTDVGTAPDAVTIALPAEFPATRIGLDFTEEQIVTCLEDLGAVVEKNDGGWSVAAPSWRNDLETKEDLSEEIARLVGYDKIPATLPVAPPGRGLTRVQQQRRRLVQALADAGLTEVLSYPFVSKAANDTFGVAGAGEPRTAVKLANPISEEHGYLRTSVLPGLIEVAKRNHSRGFRDLALFEAGLVFLPGDTLGTASIPPLGAKPSDEVLDALYDGVPDQPLHIAAVLTGHDSPAAAGHTPRAWDWADALDIARQAGDVLGVEIVVSQGHHQAFHPGRAAQLSLRTGEVVGYAGELHPKLLAAHDMPARSVALEINADALFEAAADVIVARHISTFPVATQDVALVVPQEVPADDVLAALREGAGELLEDVALFDVYAGKGIEEGKKSLAFGLRFRAADRTLTADEASAAREHAVALAASRFGAVQR; translated from the coding sequence GTGCGTATTCCCCTTTCCTGGCTGCGCGAATTCGCGCAGGTACCGGCCGGAGCGACGGCCGAAGACGTCATGGCGGAGCTCGTCAAGGTCGGCTTTGAAGAAGAAGCGGTCCACCGTCCCACGGACGGCCTCAAAGGCCCCGTCGTCGTGGGCCAGGTCCTGAGCCTGGTCAAGGAACCGCAGACCAACGGCAAGACCATCAACTGGTGCCAGGTCCGCGTTGTCCCCGAAGGCCGGGAGCAGACCCTGGCCGGCGAGGGCATCGACCCCTCCGGCGTGCAGGGCATCATCTGCGGTGCCCACAACTTCGTGGAAGGGGACAAGGTGGTGGTCACGCTTCCGGGCGCCGTCCTGCCTGGCGACTTCCACATCTCGGCACGCAAGACCTACGGACACCTGTCCGCCGGCATGATCGCCTCCGTCCGCGAACTGGGCATAGGCGAGGACCACGACGGCATCCTGGTGCTCTCCCGGATCGGGCTGGATCCGGAAATCGGCGCCGACGCCATGGAACTGCTGGGCCTCTACGACCAGGCCGCCGAGATCAACGTCACGCCGGACCGCGGTTACGCCTTCTCGATCCGCGGCGTGGCCCGCGAATACGCCCACGCCACCGGCACGGTCTTCACTGACCCGGCGTCGAAGGTGCAGGCGCCGGCAACACTGTCCGGCGGCTACGGCGTCAAGATCAACGACGACGCGCCCATCTACGGCAAGCCCGGCTGCGACCGGTTCGTCGCCCGCACCGTCCGCGGCGTGGACGCCACTCGGGCCACTCCGCCGTGGATGTCCGCACGCCTTCGCCTGGCCGGTATCCGCTCCATCTCGCTGCCCGTGGACATCTCCAACTACGTGATGCTCGAACTTGGCCAGCCGCTGCACTTCTATGACCAGGACAAGCTGTCCGGGGATATTGTGGTCCGGCGCGCCGTCGCGGGGGAGAAGCTCACCACCCTTGACGGCAAGGAGCGCGCGCTGGACCCCGAGGACCTCCTGATCACGGACGCCTCCGGCCCCATCGGCGTCGCGGGCGTCATGGGCGGCGCGTCCACCGAAGTATCGGATGCCACCTCCACCGTCCTGATCGAGGCAGCCCACTTCGAGGAAGTGTCCATCGCCCGCTCACGCCGGCGCCACAAGCTGCCCTCGGAGGCCTCCAAGCGCTTCGAGCGCGGCGTGGACTGGCAGGTGGCCAACATCGCCGCGCAGCGCGCCGTCGACCTCCTCGTCGAGCTGGCCGGCGGGACGGCGGATGAGGCGGGTACCGACGTCGGAACCGCTCCCGACGCCGTCACGATCGCCCTGCCCGCGGAGTTCCCCGCCACGCGCATCGGCCTTGACTTCACCGAAGAGCAGATCGTCACGTGCCTTGAGGACCTCGGTGCCGTCGTCGAAAAGAACGACGGCGGCTGGTCAGTCGCTGCCCCGAGCTGGCGGAACGACCTGGAAACCAAGGAGGACCTCTCCGAGGAGATCGCCCGCCTGGTGGGGTACGACAAGATCCCGGCCACGCTGCCCGTGGCGCCTCCCGGCCGGGGCCTGACCCGCGTGCAGCAGCAGCGCCGCCGCCTGGTCCAGGCGCTGGCGGATGCCGGGCTGACCGAGGTCCTGTCCTATCCGTTCGTATCGAAGGCTGCCAACGACACGTTCGGCGTGGCCGGGGCGGGCGAGCCCAGGACTGCGGTCAAGCTCGCCAACCCGATCAGCGAGGAGCACGGCTACCTGCGCACTTCGGTGCTGCCGGGCCTCATCGAGGTGGCCAAACGCAACCATTCCCGCGGGTTCCGCGACCTGGCGCTCTTCGAAGCCGGCCTCGTGTTCCTGCCCGGCGATACCCTGGGCACGGCCAGCATTCCGCCGCTCGGCGCCAAGCCCTCCGACGAGGTGCTGGACGCACTGTACGACGGCGTTCCGGACCAGCCGCTGCACATCGCCGCCGTGCTGACCGGCCACGATTCGCCCGCCGCCGCGGGCCACACGCCCAGGGCATGGGACTGGGCGGATGCACTCGACATTGCCCGCCAGGCCGGCGACGTGCTCGGCGTTGAGATTGTGGTGAGCCAGGGACATCACCAGGCCTTCCACCCGGGCCGGGCCGCGCAGCTTTCACTGCGTACCGGCGAGGTGGTGGGATACGCCGGTGAGCTGCATCCGAAGCTCCTGGCCGCGCACGACATGCCGGCGCGGTCCGTGGCGCTGGAAATCAACGCCGACGCGCTGTTCGAGGCCGCGGCCGACGTCATTGTGGCCCGCCACATTTCCACCTTCCCGGTGGCCACCCAGGACGTGGCGCTCGTAGTGCCGCAGGAGGTTCCGGCGGACGACGTGCTGGCCGCGCTGCGCGAGGGAGCCGGCGAGCTGCTGGAAGACGTGGCGCTTTTCGACGTGTACGCGGGCAAGGGCATCGAAGAAGGCAAGAAGTCGTTGGCGTTCGGGCTCCGGTTCCGCGCCGCGGACCGGACGCTGACTGCCGACGAGGCCTCCGCTGCCCGGGAGCACGCCGTTGCCCTGGCCGCCTCGCGGTTCGGTGCGGTACAGCGCTAG
- a CDS encoding M1 family metallopeptidase yields the protein MSPAESPGPAVLPVPGAAGTSDPYVPGHGTDAYRVVRYELDLDYKLASNRLNGRAVLHAVAARRTSAVVLDMTGLRALKIQLNGARVRRFAQRAEQLVVHCEQVLDAGADFTLDIRYEGNPAPRKGLWGEVGWEELTDGVLVAGQPNGAPSWFPCNDHPRNKASYRISVTTDAGYRAVCNGLLVGHTTRSSRQTWVYEQAEPMATYLATVQIGRYELLTLPASGGVAQFAAVPPTLTHSALAGLTRQADMMRTFVSCFGPYPFPEYTVVVTDDALEIPLEAQSLSILGRNHLGSEWESQRLIAHELSHQWFGNSLTASTWSDIWLHEGFACYAEWIWSEEAAIMPVQNRAAAAWRRLSTSPQDLLVGDPGPELMFDDRVYKRGALALHALRLACGDMAFFALLQEWTRTKSHGSVSTAEFILTADHVTGLDSEALLHPWLYEEALPAMPGS from the coding sequence ATGAGTCCCGCAGAATCCCCCGGCCCGGCGGTCCTGCCTGTGCCCGGCGCCGCCGGCACCAGCGACCCCTACGTTCCGGGGCACGGGACGGATGCCTACCGCGTGGTGCGCTACGAACTGGACCTTGACTACAAACTCGCCAGCAACCGCCTGAACGGCCGCGCAGTGCTGCATGCCGTCGCCGCCCGGCGGACGTCCGCCGTCGTCCTCGACATGACCGGCCTCCGGGCCCTGAAAATCCAGCTAAACGGCGCGCGGGTGCGCCGGTTCGCCCAGCGGGCCGAGCAGCTCGTGGTGCACTGCGAGCAGGTCCTGGACGCGGGAGCGGATTTCACCCTGGACATCCGCTACGAGGGAAATCCGGCGCCCCGCAAGGGCCTCTGGGGCGAAGTGGGCTGGGAGGAGCTCACCGACGGCGTGCTCGTCGCGGGCCAGCCCAACGGCGCGCCGTCGTGGTTCCCCTGCAACGACCACCCGCGCAATAAAGCGAGCTACCGCATCTCTGTCACCACCGACGCCGGGTACCGCGCCGTATGCAACGGCCTGCTCGTGGGCCACACCACCAGGTCGAGCCGGCAGACCTGGGTCTACGAACAGGCAGAGCCCATGGCCACGTACCTGGCCACGGTTCAGATCGGCCGGTACGAGCTTCTGACGTTGCCGGCGTCCGGCGGGGTGGCCCAGTTCGCCGCCGTCCCGCCGACGCTCACGCATTCCGCCTTGGCAGGGCTGACCCGCCAGGCCGACATGATGCGCACCTTTGTCAGTTGCTTTGGCCCCTATCCGTTTCCCGAGTACACGGTGGTGGTGACGGATGACGCCCTGGAAATCCCCCTCGAGGCGCAGTCCCTGTCCATCCTGGGCCGCAACCATCTCGGCTCCGAATGGGAGTCCCAGCGCCTCATCGCGCACGAACTGTCCCACCAGTGGTTCGGAAATTCCCTGACGGCGAGCACCTGGAGCGACATCTGGCTGCACGAGGGATTTGCCTGCTACGCGGAATGGATCTGGTCGGAGGAAGCCGCCATCATGCCCGTGCAGAACCGGGCCGCGGCCGCCTGGCGGCGCCTCAGCACCAGCCCCCAGGACCTGCTGGTGGGAGACCCGGGCCCCGAACTAATGTTCGATGACAGGGTCTACAAGCGCGGTGCGCTGGCGCTTCACGCGCTCCGCCTGGCCTGCGGGGACATGGCTTTCTTCGCGCTGCTCCAGGAGTGGACCCGGACCAAGAGCCACGGCTCCGTGTCCACCGCCGAATTCATCCTGACCGCCGATCACGTGACGGGCCTGGACTCGGAAGCCCTCCTGCACCCCTGGCTGTATGAAGAGGCGCTTCCGGCCATGCCGGGGAGCTGA
- a CDS encoding SIMPL domain-containing protein, which translates to MSRTVTVTGTGTAEAVPDQLTISVGVECRRENAGEAFTAAGAASAAVATALRGHGVDHRDISTSGLNVRADVIWQEGQGQKVTGYVASSVLSVRLRNVAAAAESIAAAVEAGGNDVRLDGLQLGFTDAAAVTASAREAACLLYTSPRPRLRSSPHWPMRSWATS; encoded by the coding sequence TTGTCCAGGACCGTCACGGTCACGGGGACCGGAACGGCTGAGGCTGTCCCGGACCAGCTGACCATCTCCGTCGGTGTGGAATGCCGGAGGGAGAACGCCGGAGAGGCGTTCACGGCCGCAGGCGCGGCGTCCGCCGCGGTGGCAACGGCGCTGCGCGGCCACGGCGTCGACCACCGTGACATCAGCACGTCCGGCCTGAATGTCCGCGCCGATGTGATCTGGCAGGAGGGACAGGGCCAGAAAGTCACCGGCTATGTGGCGTCCAGCGTGCTGAGCGTGCGTCTCCGTAACGTGGCGGCCGCAGCCGAGAGCATAGCCGCGGCTGTGGAGGCCGGCGGGAACGACGTGAGGCTGGACGGGCTTCAGCTGGGCTTCACGGACGCGGCGGCCGTGACGGCGTCGGCGCGGGAGGCGGCCTGTCTCTTATACACATCTCCGCGTCCTCGGCTGCGCAGTTCGCCGCACTGGCCAATGCGGAGCTGGGCGACGTCGTGA
- the pcp gene encoding pyroglutamyl-peptidase I, translated as MILLTGFEPFGGHAANPSWGAAVHARTILRGEGLAVEAVELPCVFGAAATALGNALDALEPELVVCIGQAGGRDRVSLERIAINCEDAPIPDNAGNQPVDCQVVADGPAAYFSSLPVKAALLAVTTAGFSAEVSQTAGTYVCNHTFYALMHALASRPGVRGGFVHVPFETGQVPEGSAAPSMPLESMAEAIAVVVRASLAQRPDPKLAAGSTH; from the coding sequence ATGATCCTGCTCACCGGGTTTGAACCTTTTGGCGGCCACGCCGCAAACCCGTCGTGGGGGGCGGCCGTGCATGCCCGGACCATACTCCGGGGAGAAGGCCTGGCCGTGGAGGCGGTGGAGCTGCCGTGTGTCTTCGGTGCCGCGGCCACTGCCCTCGGCAATGCCCTCGATGCGCTCGAGCCGGAGCTGGTGGTGTGCATTGGCCAGGCGGGAGGCCGCGACCGGGTATCCCTCGAGCGGATCGCCATCAACTGCGAAGACGCGCCGATTCCGGACAACGCCGGCAACCAACCGGTGGACTGCCAGGTCGTTGCGGACGGGCCGGCCGCGTACTTCAGCTCACTGCCGGTGAAGGCGGCGCTCCTGGCCGTGACCACGGCCGGATTTTCCGCGGAGGTTTCGCAGACGGCGGGAACCTACGTCTGCAACCACACCTTCTATGCATTGATGCACGCGCTCGCGTCGCGACCCGGCGTCCGCGGCGGGTTCGTCCACGTCCCGTTTGAAACCGGTCAGGTGCCGGAGGGAAGCGCCGCCCCGTCGATGCCGTTGGAGTCGATGGCGGAGGCGATCGCCGTCGTCGTCCGCGCCTCACTGGCGCAGCGGCCGGACCCGAAGCTGGCAGCGGGCAGTACCCACTAG
- a CDS encoding MetQ/NlpA family ABC transporter substrate-binding protein, with the protein MIRSNILKAAALGAAAILALSACGSGGSSAPSGTIKVGALAVPAGDMLKHVQRELASKEGLTVDYKEFSDYNTPNPAVSDGDIDANLFQNTTFLATYNKASGKDLVSVGKVYLPPMALYSNDVKSLDALPAGASVAIPNDPTNESRALKLLASKGLIEVAENPITLKDVKANPKNLKFTEIENASLPQALNDKDAAIVTLAFALPAGLTADKQLLVEGKDSAYYNVLAVKSEMKDDPRVQKLYKILTSQDMKDFLQEKYKGLVIPAS; encoded by the coding sequence ATGATCCGATCGAACATCCTCAAGGCGGCCGCACTCGGCGCGGCCGCCATCCTTGCCCTCTCCGCCTGCGGAAGCGGAGGCTCATCCGCACCTTCGGGAACCATCAAGGTCGGTGCCCTCGCGGTGCCCGCCGGCGACATGCTCAAGCACGTCCAGCGGGAGCTCGCCTCCAAGGAAGGCCTCACGGTCGACTACAAGGAGTTCAGCGACTACAACACGCCGAACCCCGCCGTCAGTGACGGCGACATCGACGCAAACCTTTTCCAGAACACCACATTCCTCGCGACATACAACAAGGCCTCCGGCAAGGACCTGGTGAGCGTGGGCAAGGTGTACCTGCCGCCGATGGCCCTGTACTCCAATGACGTGAAGAGCCTGGACGCACTCCCCGCCGGCGCGTCAGTGGCGATCCCCAACGACCCCACGAACGAGTCGCGCGCGTTGAAGCTGCTCGCGTCCAAGGGGCTCATCGAGGTCGCCGAGAACCCCATCACGCTCAAGGACGTCAAGGCGAACCCGAAGAACCTGAAGTTCACCGAGATTGAAAACGCCAGCCTTCCGCAGGCGCTCAACGACAAGGACGCCGCGATCGTCACGCTGGCTTTCGCCCTTCCGGCCGGCCTCACCGCCGACAAGCAGCTCCTCGTCGAAGGCAAGGACAGCGCCTACTACAACGTTCTCGCGGTCAAGTCTGAAATGAAGGACGATCCCCGCGTGCAGAAGCTCTACAAGATCCTCACGTCGCAGGACATGAAGGACTTCCTCCAGGAAAAGTACAAGGGCCTGGTCATTCCGGCCAGCTAG
- a CDS encoding quinone oxidoreductase, whose translation MTHAIVAPQPGGPEVLDLTEVERPVPGPGQVLLKVAATGVNFIDTYQRNGTYNVPFPFVPGSEASGTVEEIGEGVTAVAVGDRVATAEGSRCYARYTVLDASKALPVPDGVDDLTAAALPLQGMTAHYLINSSFRVEPGHTVLTHAGAGGVGLLLIQLLKAKGARVITTVSTDEKEALALEAGADHVLRYHGFPHQVRELTDGTGVHVVYDGVGRDTFDGSLSCLRTRGSLVLFGAASGPVPPFDPQRLNAGGSLTLTRPSLAHFLLNEQERRWRASEVFAAAASGDLKVRIGATYPLAEARRAHEDLEGRRTTGKVLLVP comes from the coding sequence ATGACACACGCCATCGTTGCCCCACAGCCGGGCGGGCCGGAAGTCCTGGATCTCACGGAAGTGGAACGCCCCGTTCCTGGCCCCGGCCAGGTCCTGCTCAAGGTTGCGGCAACCGGCGTCAACTTCATTGACACGTACCAGCGGAACGGCACGTATAACGTGCCGTTCCCGTTCGTTCCCGGCTCCGAGGCCTCGGGAACGGTCGAGGAAATCGGCGAGGGCGTCACCGCCGTCGCCGTCGGGGACAGGGTGGCCACGGCCGAAGGCTCCAGGTGCTACGCGCGCTACACCGTCCTGGATGCCAGCAAGGCCCTCCCGGTCCCGGACGGAGTGGACGACCTCACCGCCGCGGCGCTGCCGCTGCAGGGCATGACCGCGCATTACCTCATCAACTCCTCCTTCCGGGTGGAACCCGGCCACACCGTCCTGACGCATGCCGGAGCCGGCGGCGTCGGCCTCCTCCTGATCCAGTTGCTCAAAGCCAAGGGGGCGCGGGTCATCACCACCGTTTCTACCGACGAGAAGGAAGCGCTCGCCTTGGAGGCCGGCGCCGACCATGTGCTCCGCTACCACGGCTTCCCGCACCAGGTCAGGGAGCTGACGGACGGGACCGGCGTGCACGTGGTGTACGACGGCGTGGGAAGGGACACGTTCGACGGGTCACTGTCCTGCCTGCGCACCAGGGGTTCCCTGGTCCTGTTTGGTGCCGCCTCCGGTCCGGTGCCGCCGTTTGATCCGCAGCGGCTCAACGCGGGCGGATCGCTGACCCTGACCCGGCCCTCGCTCGCGCATTTCCTGCTCAACGAGCAGGAGCGGCGCTGGCGCGCCAGCGAGGTCTTCGCCGCCGCAGCCAGCGGAGACCTGAAGGTCCGCATCGGTGCCACGTATCCGCTGGCCGAGGCCCGGCGCGCCCATGAGGACCTCGAGGGCCGCCGCACCACCGGCAAGGTCCTGCTGGTTCCCTAA
- a CDS encoding Rv2578c family radical SAM protein translates to MRWDAQALRPRLGEQPGEQGSNSTGTAAPAAEPLLPLAGLVRSVSTPEFAGVTFHEVTAKSVLNKVAAGSRMPFEWTVNPYRGCSHACVYCFARKSHTYLDFDAGLDFDSHVVVKINAAEVLRKELAKPSWGRQHVALGTNTDPYQRAEGRYSLMPGIIGALADSGTPLSILTKGTLLARDIPLLKHAAAQVPVGIGISLAMTDERLSEAVEPGTPGPRARLKLVSRLRDAGLPCGVMAMPILPWLSDSDEALDSLFGALASAGATGVTAGALYLKPGTREWFMQWIAARHPELAGRYRRLYGTGSYASKEYREWLAGRIRYFKARHGFSGSHGFSHRDVDDPRGEEAQYPAGSIPLDGAGRAAQAGAAPAASQPTLF, encoded by the coding sequence ATGAGATGGGACGCACAGGCACTCCGACCCAGGCTCGGCGAGCAGCCGGGAGAACAAGGATCCAACAGCACGGGCACCGCCGCCCCTGCCGCGGAACCGCTGCTGCCACTGGCCGGGCTTGTGCGGTCCGTCTCCACCCCTGAATTTGCCGGGGTCACCTTCCATGAGGTCACTGCCAAATCGGTGCTCAACAAGGTGGCTGCCGGTTCGCGGATGCCCTTCGAGTGGACGGTCAACCCGTACCGCGGCTGCAGCCACGCGTGCGTCTACTGCTTCGCCCGCAAGAGCCACACCTATCTGGACTTCGACGCCGGCCTGGATTTCGACAGCCATGTGGTGGTCAAGATCAACGCCGCTGAAGTCCTGCGCAAGGAGCTGGCCAAACCCTCGTGGGGGCGGCAGCACGTCGCCCTCGGAACCAACACCGACCCCTACCAGCGTGCCGAGGGCCGCTACAGCCTGATGCCGGGAATCATCGGGGCACTGGCCGACTCCGGCACTCCCTTGTCCATCCTGACCAAGGGGACCCTGCTAGCCCGCGACATTCCACTGCTGAAGCACGCGGCCGCCCAGGTCCCGGTGGGCATCGGGATCTCGCTGGCCATGACGGACGAGCGGCTCTCGGAAGCCGTGGAACCCGGCACCCCCGGGCCGCGGGCCCGGCTCAAGCTCGTATCGCGGCTTCGCGACGCCGGGCTGCCGTGCGGGGTGATGGCCATGCCGATCCTGCCCTGGCTGTCGGATAGCGACGAAGCCCTGGACTCCCTGTTCGGCGCCCTGGCCTCCGCCGGCGCCACCGGAGTCACGGCCGGAGCTCTCTACTTGAAACCCGGCACGCGCGAATGGTTCATGCAGTGGATCGCCGCGCGCCACCCGGAACTGGCCGGACGGTACCGCAGGCTGTACGGCACAGGCTCCTACGCGTCAAAGGAATACCGCGAGTGGCTTGCAGGCAGGATCCGCTACTTCAAGGCCCGCCATGGTTTTTCCGGTTCACACGGGTTCAGCCACCGCGACGTCGACGATCCCCGCGGCGAAGAGGCGCAGTACCCGGCCGGCAGCATACCCCTGGACGGTGCCGGCAGGGCGGCCCAGGCCGGCGCTGCGCCCGCAGCTTCCCAGCCGACACTTTTCTGA